In the Deferribacter desulfuricans SSM1 genome, ATGGCCATATTTCTTGCTTTTATTACATTTTCCAAGGTTTCTTTTTCATGCTTTGCATAACCTTTAACAGTTTCTACTAAATTTGGTATTAAATCGTATCTTCTTTTTAATTGGACATCAATTCCGCTCCAAGACTCGTCAACCTGGTTTTTAAGTTTTATAAATTTGTTGTAGTAATAAATGAGACCTAAGATAATTAGTATTATTAAACCTAAGATAATGTATCCTATCATCTTTACCTCCATCATCACTTTCTTGTTGCAAAATCCATTATAATTAATAATATCATACAGTGGCTGTAGTTTCCATATAAAATTTAAAACGGTGATGATTTATGGCAAAATTAACAGTTTTAGGATCAGGAAGTGTTGTGCAATATGAGGGTAGGGGATCCGCATCATATCTGTTGGAAATTGATGATAAAAAAATAGTTTTGGATTGTGGTTTTTATTTGCTTGAAAGGTTAGAACAAAAAGGTGTTATGGCTGATGAAATAGATTATATCTTTGTATCTCATAAACATCCAGATCATTTTATGGGTTTAATACATTTTCTTTTTGCAAGGAAAAATAAGAGGGTTTATTCTGATAAACCGGTTACAATTTTTGGATTTAAGGGGTTAAAAGAATATATTGAATCTTTTAAAAATATCTTAGGAAAATGGATAGAACCTGATATTGAGATTCATATTATTGAGGATGAAGAAAGAGATTTTGGTATTTTTAGTTACAAACTTTTTAAAACAAAGCATACCGATGAATCTGTGGGAATTGTTTTAAATTTTAATGATAAAAAGTTGGTGTACACTTCAGATACTGAGTATTTTGAAGAATTGATAGAAATAGTAAACAATGCTGATTTGTTGATTGCAGAATGTGGAAAACTAAAGGGCGAAGATTTTGAAGGGCATATGTTTTATGATGAAGTGTTAGAGATTGCTGTTAATAGTAATATCTCTACGCTGCTTTTTTCACATTTTTACCCAGAAACAGACAAGTTTTATATAGATGCAAAAGATTATAATTTTAAGATATTCAAAGCAAGGGATTTGATGACATTAAATATTTAATTGGGGGATAAAATTTTACTTGTTACAGGTGCTTCTGGGTTTATTGGTAGACATTTTGTTTCTCTGTTATCAGATGATAGTTTTATAGCTTTGGGAAGAAGGAATATAGGTTTTAAGCATTTTATATCTTTTGATTTTTCAAAAGATAAATCACTGATTTTTCCAGATGATATAGAAACTGTAGTGCATTTTGCAGGTTGTACAAAGACTATTAACAAAGATGATTATTTCAAAATAAATGTTGATGCTACAGCAAATCTTATTGAAATGGCTGTTAAAAATAAAGTTAAAAAGTTTGTTTTGATTTCTTCGCAGGCTGCAGCAGGGTCAAATGCAAAAAGTGAATATGATAAATCAAATCCTGTAAGTATTTATGGCAAAAGTAAACTATTGGCAGAAAAAAAAGTTTTGCAATATAAAAACGAAATAGATGTTTTAATTATAAGACCACCAGCTGTATTTGGACCTTTTGATACCGATTTTCACAAAACCTTCAAAATGGTTAAAAGTGGCATAATCCCTTTGATAAATAACAGTTTATTTAGCTATGTATATGTCAGAGACTTGGTGGAAAATATTTTAAAACTTCTTAATTGTAATACAAAAAGTGGCGAAATATTCTTTGTTTCTGCAACTAATCCCATCTCTCAAAAGGGATTTATTAAACATATTGCAGAGATTATGAGCAAAAAGGTTACTTTTATAAAAATACCCAAGCAAATTGCTTTTACAGTTGCTTGGCTAAATGAGCTAAAAAGTAAGGTTTTAAGAAAACCTGATATTTTTTCAGTAGATAAAGTTAGAGAGATTGTTGCTGGAGATTGGGTTTGCTCCAATGAAAAATTGAAGAAATTTATTGAGCCAGTTGAGACACCAATAAGCGATGCACTAAGGGAAACCTATGAATGGTATAAAGAAAACAAATGGTTATAACTTTCTACCACATGATTTTTTGACACTTTTTTATGTTATAATAATTATTTTTATTGTTTTAACACATTATAATAGTTTAAGTTTTGCTTATATGCACATTTTTACGCATCTTTTAGGCGTAGCTTTTATTTTTTTGATAGCTAAATATGACAGAAATAAAAATAAATTGATTACTTTAATTCACTATTTTTACCCTATTTTGTTTTTTACTTTTATATATCAGGAGACAGGAAGACTTAATCAGCTTTTTTATGATGGTTATTTTGATAAATTACTTCTTTATTGGGATACAAAACTTTTTGGCAAATCACCCATTTATTGGTTTTATGAATTAATCCCTCAAAGAATAATTTCTGAATATTTTCATTTTTCTTATGCTTTTTATTATCTAATGGTGCCGTTAACATTCGTTTATATTTATAAGAGGAAGAAAGATAATGTTTTGCATTATATGTTTACTCTGTGCTTTTCATTTTATATTTACTATTTGATATTTATATTTTTTCCTGCTGTAGGTGGTAGGACTTTTGCTGATATCTATGCTAGAGAAGGTTATCTTTTTAAGAAAATTGTAGATTATATTTATCTTACACAAGAAATAGATGGAGGTGCATTCCCTTCTTCGCATGTGGGTATTGCTCTTGTTTGTTTATTAAACTTAAAAAGGGTAGGTGGGTATTTTTACAAAATTATGCTGATTTTGGTACCTTCACTTGCATTAGCAACAGTATATTGTGGATACCATTATGGTGTAGACATGATTACAGGTTGGATTTCTGGATATATACTATACAAAATTTCATCTTTTTTATACGTAAGATATTTCAGTAATTGAAAGAATGAATGTTATTTCACAATAGACTAATAATTATGAGATTGCTTCGTCGCTGTCGCTCCTCGCAATGACCCTAAAATGCTGTCATTGCGAGCGTCAGCGAAGCAATCTGAGGTTCTTAATCAATTATTATTATGCTGCAGCCAAGAAAATATCTTTATGAGTGCAGGTATAAGTAAATTTATAGTTCTTCCAATTTTATCAATGTTTCAGCTTTGATAAACTCTAAAATGTCCCTTATTGCATCAAATGCGGAGCTTCTATCTTTAGCTTCTGCAGCTAAAAAGAGTATTGTATCATTTTTTTCTATTACTCCCACTTGATGGACTACAAAAAGCTTATTCAAATCAAATCTATCAAAAATTTTATGAGCATATTCATTGATTTTATTTAAAGCTTCATCATCAATAATAGTCAATTTAATTTTAGTATAATTAGGTTTATATTTCCCAGGATATTTAGCTTTTCCATGATGGATTAAAATAGTACCTGTACTATCACTTACTGATGTATAAAACTCATTATAGAGTTTTGCTACATCAATTTTATTTTCCTCTAATCTTACTACGATATTTTTCACAAGTCACCTCCAATTAGTTGTATATCCCCTTCTTCTATTTTTACTAAAATTTGATTAAAATAATCTTTATGACTTGTATAAGAGTAGTTACCTATTTTTAGTATGACATCAGAATATAATGTTTTATTTATTTTTATAAATGGGTTATGTTTGACACTTCTTTCATAAAGACTATTTAATACTTTTTCTTTTACTAAAATATGCTTTAGTTTTTGTTCCAGTTGCTTTAACCTTTCGATATTTAGTTGATATTCTTTATCCATAACAGCATCTTCTATATTTCCATATTTTAAAATTATTTTTTTGATAATTTCCTTTACATAAGAAAGTGAATTATTGATTTTATTTTGAGCCTCTTTGTTGCTATTTAATTTTTGTTTGATTAATGTTTTGTTTAATGGGATAATTTTTAATTGGGTTTTAGTATAGGGGATTGTGCCTGCAATATTTACTTCTATAAAATCTGAGGCTGTAATACTACAAGTGTGTACAGTCCCAGTTTTTCTTATACATTTGAAATAGCCGTTGCACACTACTTTACTATTTCTTACATAATCTAACACTTCTATATCCTGCTCACAAAAAACTTCAGCATCTTGAATAAACTCCGCAGTTATTTTTTTCAAAGCTTTAATAACTGCTTTATCCTTTCCAAAAACACCTCCATTTATAACTATAGAGCCATTTTCAGAGATTATTTTACACCCTTCCACGATACCTCTTATTTTGATATCTCCGCCAGCATTAATGTCAAAACCACTCAAGACATCCCCATTTATAATAACATCCCCATGATAATTTATATTTCCGACAGAATAATCCACATTGCTATTAATAATTATAACTTCTATCACATTTACTTGATTGCCGTTGTATGTAATTTGCCCATCTACGGTGGAAATAAGTTTTAAACCATCAGAACTTACATAAGTATTTTTACCAACTGGGAGTTTAAAATCTTTTCCTGGTTTTGCTTTTATTGGTCTTCCATATACATCTATACCATCAATCCCTTCTGTGTAAGGGATTTTAACACACAGCACATCATTCTTTTTGACAGGTTGAATAAAATTTATCTCTTTGAAATCAACTCTATCATTATCTAAGATTTTTGGTTTATAAATATTATCTTTTTCAAAAAAGTATATTATAAAAGCATCTGTACCATTAATTGGTTTTTTACCAACCGACACAGGAATATTTAGTGATGGATTTTTTAATATTTTATCTATATTTTCCTCATTAATCCCATAATTGATATGATTCTTTTTTAAAAAAAATATAATATCGTTTTTAGTCAGGTTATGGTATTTTGGTAAAGAAAGGTATGCTTCCAATCTATCTTGAGATACTGTAAGTGTGATATCTTTAAATTTTGATAAATCAAACTTTTCTACTCTTTCTGATATTAAATAAGCATTCCCTTTTGAGAATTTTATAGCTTCTTCTACTTTATTTTCATCTACTAAATAACCTTCATCAATAAGCGCTTCTAATATTTTTTCTTTAGAAATGTTAGGATCGTTAACAACTAAATAAAGTTTTTTATCAAGCTCAATTATAGTAAATGGTTCTTCTGATACAGTTATCTGTTTTTTATTAAAATCTTTTATTAAATCAATAAGCTGCTGATAATCATTTATCCTTTGATTTGGATCGAGCTTTAAGCACTGCTTAATTGCTTCTTTTATATTGTCAGGCACATTGGAAAAAAGGCTCAAATGAGGATAATTTAACTTCTTTATATTTAACAAAGCATTATCAGAAATCTTTTCTCCAAATGGATAAATTGTTGTAAATAGAGTAAAAATTATACATCCTAACTGAAATATATCTGATTTATATGTGGAATGCTTCCCTGCAATTTTTTCTGGTGGGATAAATGGTGGCGGAGAAGTGCTAAATCCTAACTCAGATATTAGATTATTTTTTGTCACAACTCTATCAATACCAAAATTGTCGATTTTCACTTTTTGATTCTTTGTCAAATAAATAGAATCTAAATACAAGTTTTTGTGTATCATATTACTTTCGTATGCAAATTGTAATGCATCAATGATATCTAAGATAATTTCTGCCTTTTGGCTTATATCTAGTGAAGCTATTTTGTTTAAACTAAAAGAATCATGCTCCAAATCTATATATTCTTGTATAAGGTAATAATTGTTTTCATCCTCAGCAAAATCCATAATTGTCAATACGGATGGATGTATTATTTGTCCCGCTGTTTTTACAATGTTTTCAAATCTTTTTTTTATATTTGCATCAGACTTTGGAATTTCCTTTAGAATAACTTTTCTTTGAAAATGATTGTCTTCAGCAAGAAAAGCATTGCCAGAAGGGGTGATTGCTAAAAAACTTTTTTTATCATATCTATCAAAAAAATCAGTGTTCATAAATTTTATTAAATAAAGGTAAAATTGTTTTTTTGAAAATATTGTCCCAGCTATAATCCCTTAAAGTTTTCCTAAAAAACCTTGTTGTTTTTGTGCTTTCTGAAACTTTTATTAACTTGTCAGCAATAGAGTTTAC is a window encoding:
- a CDS encoding ribonuclease Z, translating into MAKLTVLGSGSVVQYEGRGSASYLLEIDDKKIVLDCGFYLLERLEQKGVMADEIDYIFVSHKHPDHFMGLIHFLFARKNKRVYSDKPVTIFGFKGLKEYIESFKNILGKWIEPDIEIHIIEDEERDFGIFSYKLFKTKHTDESVGIVLNFNDKKLVYTSDTEYFEELIEIVNNADLLIAECGKLKGEDFEGHMFYDEVLEIAVNSNISTLLFSHFYPETDKFYIDAKDYNFKIFKARDLMTLNI
- a CDS encoding NAD-dependent epimerase/dehydratase family protein — encoded protein: MGDKILLVTGASGFIGRHFVSLLSDDSFIALGRRNIGFKHFISFDFSKDKSLIFPDDIETVVHFAGCTKTINKDDYFKINVDATANLIEMAVKNKVKKFVLISSQAAAGSNAKSEYDKSNPVSIYGKSKLLAEKKVLQYKNEIDVLIIRPPAVFGPFDTDFHKTFKMVKSGIIPLINNSLFSYVYVRDLVENILKLLNCNTKSGEIFFVSATNPISQKGFIKHIAEIMSKKVTFIKIPKQIAFTVAWLNELKSKVLRKPDIFSVDKVREIVAGDWVCSNEKLKKFIEPVETPISDALRETYEWYKENKWL
- a CDS encoding phosphatase PAP2 family protein, with product MNGIKKTNGYNFLPHDFLTLFYVIIIIFIVLTHYNSLSFAYMHIFTHLLGVAFIFLIAKYDRNKNKLITLIHYFYPILFFTFIYQETGRLNQLFYDGYFDKLLLYWDTKLFGKSPIYWFYELIPQRIISEYFHFSYAFYYLMVPLTFVYIYKRKKDNVLHYMFTLCFSFYIYYLIFIFFPAVGGRTFADIYAREGYLFKKIVDYIYLTQEIDGGAFPSSHVGIALVCLLNLKRVGGYFYKIMLILVPSLALATVYCGYHYGVDMITGWISGYILYKISSFLYVRYFSN
- a CDS encoding molybdenum cofactor biosynthesis protein MoaE: MKNIVVRLEENKIDVAKLYNEFYTSVSDSTGTILIHHGKAKYPGKYKPNYTKIKLTIIDDEALNKINEYAHKIFDRFDLNKLFVVHQVGVIEKNDTILFLAAEAKDRSSAFDAIRDILEFIKAETLIKLEEL
- a CDS encoding FapA family protein, which codes for MNTDFFDRYDKKSFLAITPSGNAFLAEDNHFQRKVILKEIPKSDANIKKRFENIVKTAGQIIHPSVLTIMDFAEDENNYYLIQEYIDLEHDSFSLNKIASLDISQKAEIILDIIDALQFAYESNMIHKNLYLDSIYLTKNQKVKIDNFGIDRVVTKNNLISELGFSTSPPPFIPPEKIAGKHSTYKSDIFQLGCIIFTLFTTIYPFGEKISDNALLNIKKLNYPHLSLFSNVPDNIKEAIKQCLKLDPNQRINDYQQLIDLIKDFNKKQITVSEEPFTIIELDKKLYLVVNDPNISKEKILEALIDEGYLVDENKVEEAIKFSKGNAYLISERVEKFDLSKFKDITLTVSQDRLEAYLSLPKYHNLTKNDIIFFLKKNHINYGINEENIDKILKNPSLNIPVSVGKKPINGTDAFIIYFFEKDNIYKPKILDNDRVDFKEINFIQPVKKNDVLCVKIPYTEGIDGIDVYGRPIKAKPGKDFKLPVGKNTYVSSDGLKLISTVDGQITYNGNQVNVIEVIIINSNVDYSVGNINYHGDVIINGDVLSGFDINAGGDIKIRGIVEGCKIISENGSIVINGGVFGKDKAVIKALKKITAEFIQDAEVFCEQDIEVLDYVRNSKVVCNGYFKCIRKTGTVHTCSITASDFIEVNIAGTIPYTKTQLKIIPLNKTLIKQKLNSNKEAQNKINNSLSYVKEIIKKIILKYGNIEDAVMDKEYQLNIERLKQLEQKLKHILVKEKVLNSLYERSVKHNPFIKINKTLYSDVILKIGNYSYTSHKDYFNQILVKIEEGDIQLIGGDL